The genomic interval TTACCTAAGAGTTGATAAATAAGAATTGGCTTGCTTGGTGAACACTTTTCTTCCAGAAGGTTCTGCTGGTTGCTTCCAGAGCTGCATCCCAGTAGCAAAGCCGTTGGTCTTGTGTTCTAGACTGTCCAACAGCAGCTTGACCAAACGGTCTTGAGTCTCCCGCTTTCCAGGCAAAGtggaaaataagaggaaaatccCAGTGCCAGACAGAGGCAGGCACCCAGTGAGCAGCCAGTCACTGTGGCTAACAGTAACCACCCTTTCTCCCCGCAGGAGTGCTACCTGGAGAGTGACCAGACGAGCCTCTACCATGCAGCTAAGGGGCTGATGACCCTGCAGGCTCTGTATGGAACAATCCCCCAAATCTTTGGGAAAGGAGAGTGTGCCAGGGTAAGAAATGGCACATGTTTCTGGGGTAATGAAAGGGGTGCCCTGGTACCCAAAAGGGGAACAGTAGGAAGCTATTTACAGATAAATACAGTCAGTCCTATTGATTTATGAATTTACCTAATTACTGAAATGTACTTTTAACCCCAAAATTGATATTCACAATGTTTTGCGAACATGTCAAGAGTGGCAAAGACATTTGAGTTGTCCAATGTGCATGTACCCAGCTGATGTCCAGTAAAGTGAAGCTCTGCCTTGTTTTGGCTCTCAGGCTATAAACAGGTGTCCTTTTTACCACTAAATAGTCCCATGCACTACTTAAGACcacattttttgcatttttgcacTTTTTTTGGTGATTTCACTATTTAACACAGCCCCGAGGTAGTCCTGAGGCACTGCCCAGTGTCCCTGAGCTCAGGAAGGTTGGGGTGTGCCTTACCAAGAGAATACCTTTGTTGGCTAACGCCCTCAGGCGTTGAGCGATAGCACTGTTGACTATGAGTTCTTTGTTGgtgaatcaacaatatatactAAATAAAGTGTCTTTAGATAGAAaccacataaaacaaggttacaCATTCATTAGTTGATAAAAATGTTGTGACGAGAGACTTGAAGGAGCCTCACCTCGAGTCAGTGTTCAAGGCGACTTTACAGGAGTCCAGTGAATAACAGGAATAGACGGCATCTGAGTTTGTGCCTCACTGAGTAGTGGCTGCCGTCGGTGCACATGTACATGTTGGAGTGGGTGGCCAACAGCAGAtgcttttctctgtttatttttgatCAATTTCACTcttctatagtttttcttttctttttcttttttcttttttttttttttttactttttttgattgtctttctgtttttagCTACATATTAAAATCTGCTAATTCCCAGAAACATCCCACATGATCCAATGTTTTGTTTCCAGCAAGTGGCCAATATGATGATCAGGATGAAGAGAGAGTTTACAGGAAGCCAAAATTCAATATTTCCCGTTTTTGATAATCTCTTGTTGCTCGATCGAAATGTGGATTTATTAACTCCTCTTGCTACTCAGCTTACATATGAAGGACTCATTGATGAAATCTATGGCATTCAGAACAGTAAGTAAAGTGGCATCTGTGTTGACTGAAAGGTCATCAGATAAAAATatccaaaagtttttttttttttttttttttgaggaagtgcTTTCTTTGGACATAAATCAGAggatatttgagaaaataaaaatacagggtgatccctgggtagctgagtggttgagcatctgcctttgacccagggcctgatcccggagtcctgggaatgagttccacatcaggcttcctgcatggagcctccttctccctctgcttgtgtctctgcctctctctgtgtgtctctcatgaataaataaataaaatctttaaaaaagaaaagaaaaatactgactTTTGGCTTTCAGACTCCGGATTAGACAAAGTCCCAGCAAAACTGCTATTGTCTGTCCCACAAAGGCTGGTGGATGCTTAGTTTGCAGAACTGTGCTTGTCTTCATGAAGACAAATGGCCCTGGGTTAGATACAAGTGACACTGCAGTTTGGAGAATGCAGACCATCATGGCTGGCAGTTGTTTGGGAAAGCTTGTTGGAGAGGTGGCATTTGCCTTGCATTTGGGGAGGGGTAGGTGTGGAGGGGGCGTGGCAAGGGGCAGGCCACACATCATAGAAGCAGGGATGCTACAGTAGAGATGGCAGTGGGCGCATCTGGGGAAGGGCTGACTCTTGAGGTTGGGACACCAGATGGAAGACTGGGGATGCTAGCTTTTAGGTGTAACAGATTATTCGATCAAAGGTCACAAACCTGTTTGATTTGGGCCCACGTGAtgcttgtttatttctttctctttttttaaaaaattatttattgggcagcctgggtggcccagtggtttagcaccgcctttagcccagggagtgatgctggggtcccggaatcaagtcccatgttgggctccctgcatggagcctgcttctccctctgcctgtgtgtctgccaatctctctctctccctctctctctctctctctctctctgtgtttctcatgaataaataaaatcttttttaaaaattatttatttattcacgagagaggcagagacatagagggagaatcagtctccctgtggggagcccagtgtgggactccatcccaggaccccagagttatgacctgagccaaaagccaggtcactcaaccactgagccagccaggtgccccgatgCTTGTTTATTTCTGTCAGCATTTCACATCttagaaatgtttaataataaaaccaatttacttatttatgatcaAAGTGTACTCTGATTGTGGAAAACTCAAAACCTCAGTGCTCTCTGCTATTGTTTCCTAAAGCTGGCTTACTTCTCTCCTGGGTTGGAAAACCTTGTTTTGTGCCTGGGTGCTGGATCTGTTCATCCAGTGAACACACACAGGTGCTTGTTCCCTTCCACTGCCGCTCAGGTTATGTGAAGTTACCTCCGGAGAAATTTGCACCAAAGAAACAGGGTGATGGTGGGAAGGATCTGCCCACAGAAGCAAAGAAACTTCAGCTGAATTCCGCAGAGGAGCTCTATGCTGAGATCCGCGACAAAAACTTCAACGcggtgggctctgtgcttagcaagAGAGCGAAGGTGATCTCTGCAGCATTTGAGGTGAGGCAGTGTGGCTGTCTTGCTGCTGCTCTTGGTCACGGGCTAGACTGCCCATCCCACGAGGAGAGGAAGAGCCTGCAGAGGTACAGCCAGAAACTGGGCTTCGGTGCAGGTGCACATTTCTCTCCCAAGGAACTGGGGGTCCCTAGGGTTTCTTTTGGAACCTGGTCCCCGACCCATGATAGAAGGTGTTTAGTTTGCTCCTTCTTTGTGGGGTGGCGGGAACAGTGATTGCAGGCTTttgtcataaatatttgttttaccttTGTCTTTTTCATAATTTCCTACTTCACTCAAGAGGAAGCCGGGTGTACCATAAATAAAAGATCTTCTAGAATAGAACTTGCGGGTTTGTGGTGAGAGCTCTAAGTTTAGCCAGCATGCCAGCAGCAGAGGAGCCCTGCAGAGGTGGTGGGTGACAGTGAGACAGGCACTTCATTATCACCTTCCTGCCTCCTCTTGCCTGGTCACTCATTTACTCTTGGGTGAGCTCATTTTGGAAACAGAAATTCAGTAAGAGGATAAGCCCTGAATATTTAGACTTTGGAAATGTAAAACTGGGAGGAGTTTTGAAAACTAATTTTTCACCAAGTATGTATTTCTAGATTTCATCTTTCTAAGGGATTATATTCATTAATTGACTTTCACATTTCACACTTTACATTTGATTTACATGGTTAAATTTAGCAAAAAACATTCCCATCACTAAGCAAGGTTCACTTTGTTCATGGACAGTCTTCAAGATTGAGATTCAGCagtaagaatgcttttttttttttttattacagaggACACTTTTTGCTCTTTACATCtcttaacataatgtttttgttttttcctcagaAGTGTTTGTGGGTAACCTAATAGTGCACCCGCAAATACTCAGATGCCCACAGATACCAATCATTATATGAGCCCCAGCATAGTAGGAGAAAACCTCACAAGTTTGCTCTCTGAAGAACTACTGACACAGTAATCAGGCACTGTGgactcatcttttctctttttttttgtaacatcACAGCTGGTTTTGGCCTGATTTATTtgtattctgttctttctttcccactgATTATAAATTAAACATCTCTGAGCAACAGAACAGAacacttacaaataaaatatcttggggcacctgggtggctcagttcgttaacatctgacccttgattatggttcaggtcatgatcttggggtagtggaatcaagccccatgttgagctctatgctcagcgtggagtctccTTGTTCCTCTTGCTCTGCTGCTTCCCCActtgtctctcagaaataaacaaacaaacaaacaaataaataaatatctttaaaagcaaaataattatgCATTTGCCATTTCATCCATTTCAGGAAAGGCACAATGCTAAGACAGTTGGAGAGATCAAGCAGTTTGTTTCCCAGCTGCCCCACATGCAGGCAGCAAGAGGCTCACTTGCAAACCACACCTCAATTGCTGAGTTAATCAAGGATGTTACCAGTGAGTATCCTTTGGAGTGATGATTTTCATCAGGCTGACTTGCATACACAATGTCTGACAGCAGGGTCACGGGCACCATGATACCTCCTTGGGAAAGGCAGTTCTATTTGAATATTGTATGTTATTCTCAGTGTTAAGTGTATATATGTTCAAAGTTAAATGTGTTTCATTTGTGGTTAACTCATTTtccccattatttatttaatactaaaataaaatatttgtagtgataagagaagaaaaacttcTGTAAGTTTGCCACTGTAATGAGGCTCTTTTTTAAGTCTAGGTTTTTCTCTCTTGTTAAGGGTTATTTAATCAAAGCATTGtgatgtttctgcttttgtttttgtctttccctTGGAAACCTCCTGCAGAATTGGTAGAGAGATCATACATTGAGTATTTTGAAAGAGCTCAGAAGATGTATATTAAGCCGAAGACGAGTTTATTCATAAAATGTGGGTGCTGTAGATTATGAAGCTTACTTTGAAACTGCAGTAAAACGTGGTGTTGGAAAATCAGCCCTTTGTTTTCATGTTACTACAAAGCAGTTAAAACTGGGTTGAATTTGATGATGAGAGTGAAGTGCTAGGGAGATTAGCTTTCCCTGTGACCGAGGCAGAATTCTTGGGATCTGTATTGAGTCCTAAGGACAGCAAAGGAGTACAGTGGTCAACTACATGTCGATGTAATTTAGGAGCATGTTGTAGGGTTTTCCATGTTTTTAGAAGATTGTTTTCAGATGACAGTTTGaaccttttgctttctttttttgcacATCTTGTTTCTTAATTCTGTGTAGAAAAGCACACTGTTGAAAtaaatcaacatttatttaatttctaagttGCAAATTTGCTAATTACATTTTAGCTTCTGAAGACTTCTTTGATAAACTAACAGTGGAGCAGGAGTTTATGTCTGGAGTAGACACTGATAAGGTATGTGAACAGTAAAATTAACAAGTCATTGGTGATTTATCAAATGTAAGATTATAGCTAGAAAAGCAACTGTTTTGATTCTCATGCTCTGCCAAGGTATTTTTAAGAGCAAGTGCAAGTGGAAGTATAGATTTCACCAAGTCATGGATATTTAACGTTGCTCTGTGTGGTGCTTTCTGCAGTACATGGAGTGATGAAGACCCAGCCCTGAAATCCATTTTTAAGACCAATAGTAGATATTTGCCTTCTGAGGCAATTGCCCATATAATTCCTTTAAATATCCACttctattaataaatttaaaattattgcaTTTCTGGAAGATTCTCTATTTTCTAAAAAAGCTCCTGTTACATTGTGGTCAATAAATCGCTTCTCTTACTGAGACAGACTCAGGTCACACACACTCCAGACATTCCACAGCCTCTCGGAAGGCTGTGTGCTGTGTTCAGACAGGCAGCTGCATTGCCTCAGAGTGTATTCCACTTTGAAAAATCATTGTAAATACCAAGTTCATTAGGCCCCCCAAACTGGATGCTGGAATACATACCTAGGTATTTTGTTTCCAGGTCAACAGTTACATCGAAGACTGTATTGCCCAGAAGCACCCACTGATCAAGGTGTTAAGACTAGTTTGCCTCCAGTCCGTGTGCAATAGTGGGCTCAAACAAAAGGTTCTGGattattataaaagagaaattctCCAGGTCAGTAGATTTCAGATTATTAATGTATCAAgggagaaaacattaaaaaaaaatactgcttaaGGCTCCTATTTTGGTATATTGTTTtcacatcttttaaatttttttgacaCCTTGATGGGGTTGTCCTTGGTACGGATCACTATTTACTGTGTTAgcataataataacagctaatgtttattgagcatttaccatgGGCCAGGCTCTAGTGAAAGAGCTTTATTGTATTCAATTGTTTAATCCTCACTGCAGCTCTGTGAGTTAGATGCTGTTAACATCCCTACTTCatggatgaaaaaactgaggcacagggtaGTTTtgtagcttgcccaaggtcaccccgCTAGTAAATGGCAAAGCCAGTGCCAGAGCCCAGAGAACTGGGGTCTGGTGCCCACTCTTAACCAGATTGCATTTGATAGAGGAAGGGACCTTTTTGCAAATTTTCTGATAACAATTCCTTAGCAAACGTACTTACATCAAGCCTCTTTTACTTCATAATTAACAAAAGgccacaattattttaaaaattctcctcttTGTTTGAAAATGTCTCAGGTAGTATTTATTTGCTATTACCAGCCACAGTTAAGTACATTATGGTTAAAACTAAATGCTCAATTTTGGGgggatattttgttttgttttttaaaaaattacatagatAACACATGCATTctcattatataaaattcaaataaggtAAAGTGTCTGGAGCAACATGTGAAGCAACATGTGATCCGGAGTAATGTGTGATCATTCCTGCACCTCACTCACACCCCCATCTCCCTCCACAAATAGGACCAATGGCAATAGTTTGGTTTGTGTGTTTCCAGACTCCCTTGTTTGcttttatatacaaataatatttatgaacACAGACTCTGTGGTGAGCCTGGCTGCATCCATGTCCCAGCTCTGTTACTAAGTACccacatgaccttgggcaagtgatttAAGCgtctctataaaatggggatagtaatacCACCCAGCTGTCAGGTTATAATAGAGAAACTGAGTGTGATGTGTTCACAAGAGAAcactgccccccccacacacacagaaagtgtTATGTAAGTGTTGgctatcactattattattaaccatttttttaaacaaataaaattggaCTGTACATAGTATTCTGCTATTATATTTTTTGtccttaaggggtgcctgggtggtgcagtgggtcgaatatccaactcttggtttcagcttaggtcatgatctcagggtcatgagattgagcctgatTTGgagctctacactcagtggggagtctgcttgagattctctctccttctccttctgcccctcctgctcacactgtctctctctctcaaataaattaattaaaaaaaaagaatatatccagATCTTTCTTATCAAGATGTGTAGATCtgcctcattccttttttttttttttttaagattttatttatttattcatgagagacacacagagaggcagagacacaggctgagggagaagcaggccccatgcagggagcctgatgtgggactcgatccggggtccccaggattacgccctgggccgaaggcggcactgaaccactgagccacctgggctgccctgcctcattcttttttttaaaaaaatctaattatatcccatataaaatatatattaatttatttgatgttCACTTAAATTAGGTCCATAAATTCTGACtttaaagtaaaaactttaaatcCTTCTTTGAAGCAGTGAAATGGATTAATTGTAACAGGCAAGCAGGCGTCATCCTCCTCACTGCCCCTGTGCCCATAGACAGTCATTACGTGGACTTTGGTAACGTGCCCTAGGGTACAAactaattttagtatatgtgctgctgaagcaagcactctAGGGTACAAACTAAATTAATTTGTTGGAAGTTCTTTTTAGAAAGTGGCAGAAACCCTTTTCCTGATATGACATCAATGCCAAACAACTTGTCTTGCAGACATATGGCTATGAGCACATATTGACATTATACAACTTAGAGAAGGCTGGCCTGCTGAAACCACAGACAGGAGGCAGAAACAATTACCCAACAATCCGGAAAACGCTACGCCTCTGGATGGATGATGTGAATGAACAGGTGAGACACACCCCTCCACTTCAACTCACTTTCCCTACCGGTTAGTGGTTTATCATGACCACATAGGCTACTTGATTTATACATCCATGCTGCCCTTTCTAGAAGctgtttcctaatttttttgagaaagtagTACATTCATATATGATATCTTTCAGAATCCCAGCAGGGAACAGAGGGTACTCTGACACTGGGTAGTTTGAGGAGAGTTTCATAAGATGGGGGAGCTGGTGAAAGGCTTGCAGTGGGGAATCCTTACCAGCCTGGGCCTGAGGGCAAGGAGAGGGAACGGTTGTAGAAACCTGTTCCAGAACCTGGAGGAAAGAGCTGTGTGGGGAGACCACCTGACAAGACGAAGGACACGGCCAGCATCCAGTAGTATCACAGACAGGAAGCCAGGGCAGGAACGAACACTCCCCAGGTGCTGTCTGGTGCCTTCCATTGGCCGGACCCAAAGAGGGTGTGGGAGCACATCGGCGCAGAACCTACAGGTTTGCCTCCTGGACACAGAGCACGGGGgttaggggtgggggtgaatttGTGGAAGGATCTGGAAGATGTCCAGCACA from Canis aureus isolate CA01 chromosome 27, VMU_Caureus_v.1.0, whole genome shotgun sequence carries:
- the VPS33A gene encoding vacuolar protein sorting-associated protein 33A isoform X1, with protein sequence MAAHLSYGRVNLNVLREAVRRELREFLDKCAGSKAIVWDEYLTGPFGLIAQYSLLKEHEVEKMFTLKGSRLPAADVKNIIFFVRPRLELMDIIAENVLSEDRRGPTRDFHILFVPRRSLLCEQRLKDLGVLGSFIHREEYSLDLIPFDGDLLSMESEGAFKECYLESDQTSLYHAAKGLMTLQALYGTIPQIFGKGECARQVANMMIRMKREFTGSQNSIFPVFDNLLLLDRNVDLLTPLATQLTYEGLIDEIYGIQNSYVKLPPEKFAPKKQGDGGKDLPTEAKKLQLNSAEELYAEIRDKNFNAVGSVLSKRAKVISAAFEERHNAKTVGEIKQFVSQLPHMQAARGSLANHTSIAELIKDVTTSEDFFDKLTVEQEFMSGVDTDKVNSYIEDCIAQKHPLIKVLRLVCLQSVCNSGLKQKVLDYYKREILQTYGYEHILTLYNLEKAGLLKPQTGGRNNYPTIRKTLRLWMDDVNEQNPTDISYVYSGYAPLSVRLAQLLSRPGWRSIEEVLRILPGPHFEERQPLPTGLQKKRQPGENRVTLIFFLGGVTFAEIAALRFLSQLEDGGTEYVIATTKLMNGSSWIESLMEKPF